The sequence below is a genomic window from Synergistaceae bacterium DZ-S4.
CTGAGTCTTTGACAGAATCAAACATAGCTCTAACAGCAACCGGAACTTTGTCACTTTCGGATGTCGACGTCATTGACGTTGTTAATGCCACAGAAGTAGATTCAATTACAAAGGGCGGAACATATACAGGCCCCCTACCTACAGATGCAGAACTAAAGGCTATGTTCACCGTTACAGGAGGACTTACAAATACCGAAAGTGATAAAGATCACGGCATTACTTGGACATTTAATTCTGGCTCTCACTTCTTTGACGGCATGGCTGCAGGTGAAACACTTGAACTCACTTACACAGTACAGGTTGCTGACCCACATGGTGGAATTGATACCAAAGATGTGGTAATAACCATTACCGGCACAAATGATCTTCCTGTCATTAATGTCGTAAACGCAAATG
It includes:
- a CDS encoding VCBS domain-containing protein, with the translated sequence ESLTESNIALTATGTLSLSDVDVIDVVNATEVDSITKGGTYTGPLPTDAELKAMFTVTGGLTNTESDKDHGITWTFNSGSHFFDGMAAGETLELTYTVQVADPHGGIDTKDVVITITGTNDLPVINVVNANDVKGAVTEIADKALGENVDD